The following proteins are encoded in a genomic region of Sporichthyaceae bacterium:
- a CDS encoding AMP-binding protein, whose translation MEQWLWPPRYDESYRPAVDQRHWFPERETMPADRRDERIVERIRDVMTYAWQNSAFYQRKWDEAGIHPSSIRTLDDFEKVPAVRKEELRADQAAHEPFGSYLCVPESEVKHVNGTSGTTGRPTAFGICERDWRSVANAHARVMWAMGIRPHDTVLVASPLSLYWGSWGTYIGAERLGARVFPFGAGQTGQTVRTLSWMRQMGVTVFYGTPSYALHLAEAAHAEGVDPGTLGLTRMFFSGEPGASVPSIRQKISSEFRAEVYDCGSMAEVSPWMHLGGAGGGPGVFAWQDLVYAEVCDPVTLSRVPYGAEGTPVYTTLERTSQPMIRLVSNDLTRWEAPSMERGWTYPFLPRGIYGRIDDMFVVRGENIYPSAIDDVVMADPDYGGEHRIVISRETAMDTLVVQVEHRAGLAADSRAAWAGGISDRLRTVLGIGANVVPVEANTFDRTEFKARRVIDNRELLREIAGGAS comes from the coding sequence ATGGAACAGTGGCTGTGGCCGCCGCGGTACGACGAGTCATACCGCCCGGCCGTCGATCAGCGGCACTGGTTTCCCGAACGCGAGACGATGCCGGCCGACCGGCGCGACGAACGGATCGTCGAGCGGATCCGCGACGTGATGACCTACGCCTGGCAGAACTCCGCCTTCTATCAGCGCAAGTGGGATGAGGCGGGGATCCACCCGTCGTCGATCCGCACCCTGGACGACTTCGAGAAGGTGCCGGCGGTTCGCAAGGAGGAGCTGCGGGCCGACCAAGCGGCACACGAGCCGTTCGGCAGCTACCTCTGCGTGCCGGAGTCCGAGGTCAAGCACGTCAACGGCACGTCCGGTACCACCGGACGTCCGACCGCGTTCGGCATCTGCGAACGGGACTGGCGCAGCGTGGCCAACGCGCACGCCCGGGTGATGTGGGCGATGGGTATCCGGCCGCACGACACCGTGCTGGTCGCTTCTCCGCTGAGCCTCTACTGGGGATCGTGGGGTACCTACATCGGTGCCGAGCGCCTCGGCGCCCGGGTGTTCCCGTTCGGCGCCGGCCAGACCGGCCAGACGGTGCGCACCCTGTCCTGGATGCGGCAGATGGGCGTCACGGTCTTCTACGGCACCCCGTCCTACGCCCTGCACCTCGCCGAGGCCGCGCATGCGGAAGGTGTTGATCCGGGCACGCTGGGGTTGACCCGGATGTTTTTCTCCGGTGAACCCGGGGCGAGCGTCCCGTCGATCCGTCAGAAGATCTCCTCCGAGTTTCGTGCTGAGGTGTACGACTGCGGGAGCATGGCGGAGGTCAGCCCGTGGATGCACCTGGGCGGCGCCGGCGGGGGGCCGGGGGTATTTGCCTGGCAGGACCTCGTCTACGCGGAGGTCTGTGACCCGGTCACGCTCAGCCGGGTGCCGTACGGGGCGGAGGGCACGCCGGTGTACACCACCCTGGAGCGCACCAGCCAGCCGATGATCCGACTGGTGTCCAACGACCTCACCCGGTGGGAGGCGCCGTCGATGGAACGCGGCTGGACCTACCCGTTCCTGCCGCGCGGGATCTATGGCCGGATCGACGACATGTTCGTGGTGCGCGGGGAGAACATCTACCCCAGCGCGATCGACGACGTGGTGATGGCCGACCCGGACTACGGCGGCGAACACCGCATCGTGATCTCCCGGGAAACGGCCATGGACACCCTCGTGGTCCAGGTGGAGCACCGAGCCGGCCTCGCCGCGGACTCCCGCGCCGCATGGGCAGGGGGTATCTCCGACCGGTTGCGCACGGTGCTGGGGATCGGTGCGAACGTCGTGCCGGTCGAGGCGAACACCTTCGACCGCACCGAGTTCAAGGCACGCCGGGTCATCGACAACCGGGAGTTGCTGCGCGAGATCGCCGGTGGTGCTTCGTGA
- a CDS encoding cobalamin B12-binding domain-containing protein, whose protein sequence is MDTSGDDPIRVMLAKIGLDGHDRGVKVVARTLRDAGMEVIYTGLHRSPQQVLEAAIQEDVDVLGVSMLSGAHLPIFTKLFELIGELDEPPRFAVVAGGVMPDEDEIELRAMGVAAVLGQDTTPETVVQTVRKHAAEAARR, encoded by the coding sequence GATCCGGGTGATGCTGGCCAAGATCGGGCTGGACGGACACGACCGCGGGGTGAAGGTCGTGGCCCGCACACTGCGCGACGCGGGCATGGAGGTCATCTACACCGGGTTGCATCGCTCGCCGCAGCAGGTACTCGAAGCTGCGATCCAGGAGGACGTCGATGTGCTGGGCGTGAGCATGCTGTCCGGCGCTCACCTGCCGATCTTCACCAAGCTCTTCGAGCTGATCGGCGAGCTGGACGAACCGCCGCGCTTCGCTGTCGTGGCCGGCGGAGTGATGCCGGACGAGGACGAGATCGAACTGCGTGCGATGGGCGTTGCCGCCGTGCTCGGCCAGGACACGACCCCGGAAACCGTGGTGCAGACGGTACGAAAGCACGCCGCCGAAGCTGCGCGTCGCTGA